One region of Streptomyces rishiriensis genomic DNA includes:
- a CDS encoding DUF4193 domain-containing protein codes for MATDYDTPRKTDDDVDSDSLEELKARRNDKSASAVDVDEFEAAEGLELPGADLSNEELAVRVLPKQQDEFTCMSCFLVHHRSQLAREKNGQPICRDCD; via the coding sequence ATGGCTACCGATTACGACACCCCACGCAAGACCGATGACGACGTCGACTCAGACAGTCTTGAAGAGCTGAAGGCCAGGCGGAACGACAAGTCCGCCTCCGCAGTCGATGTTGATGAATTCGAGGCCGCGGAAGGTCTCGAGCTGCCCGGCGCAGACCTCTCGAACGAGGAACTGGCCGTCCGGGTGCTGCCGAAGCAGCAGGACGAGTTCACTTGCATGAGCTGCTTCCTGGTGCACCACCGCAGTCAGCTGGCCCGGGAGAAGAACGGCCAGCCGATCTGCCGCGACTGCGACTGA
- a CDS encoding DUF3093 domain-containing protein, translating to MQLSTSPYEERLTAPRSWWFVSFLVGVSMALILLPFGTLPLLGGLVGGTAAAAVVASSYGSLRIRVVGDSLIAGEAKIPVAALGEAHILDADEARAWRTHKADTRAFLLLRSYIPTALRVEVTDPDDPTPYLYLSTREPERLAAALKAAREATA from the coding sequence ATGCAGCTCTCGACCAGCCCTTACGAAGAACGCCTCACCGCCCCCCGGTCGTGGTGGTTCGTCTCGTTCCTCGTGGGTGTCTCCATGGCCCTGATCCTGCTGCCCTTCGGCACCCTGCCGTTGCTCGGCGGACTGGTCGGCGGCACCGCGGCGGCGGCGGTCGTGGCCAGCTCCTACGGCTCGCTCCGCATCCGCGTCGTGGGCGACTCGCTGATCGCGGGCGAGGCGAAGATCCCGGTCGCGGCCCTGGGCGAGGCGCACATCCTGGACGCCGACGAGGCGCGCGCCTGGCGCACGCACAAGGCCGACACCCGTGCCTTCCTGCTCCTGCGCTCCTACATCCCCACGGCCCTGCGGGTCGAGGTCACCGACCCGGACGACCCGACGCCCTACCTGTACCTGTCGACGCGGGAGCCGGAGCGCCTGGCAGCGGCGCTGAAGGCGGCGCGGGAGGCGACCGCGTAA
- a CDS encoding PaaI family thioesterase, translating to MSGTSAALEPPADAVKPVRHPDAPVPGELLGAHYEHCFGCGGEQPHGLRLEARAGEGVTVTAEFTVQPAHQGAPGLAHGGILATALDETLGSLNWLLRTIAVTGRLETDFVRPVPVGTTLHLEAEVTAVAGRKIYSSATGRIGGPDGPLAVRADALFVEVAVEHFVSHGRETEIRAAMSDPDQIRRTRAFEVNP from the coding sequence GTGAGTGGTACTTCCGCAGCTCTTGAGCCTCCGGCCGATGCCGTGAAACCCGTTCGGCACCCCGACGCTCCCGTGCCCGGCGAGCTTCTCGGTGCCCACTACGAACACTGTTTCGGATGTGGCGGCGAGCAGCCGCACGGGCTGCGTCTGGAGGCGCGGGCCGGTGAGGGCGTGACCGTCACCGCCGAATTCACCGTGCAGCCCGCCCACCAGGGCGCGCCCGGCCTCGCGCACGGGGGGATCCTGGCCACCGCCCTCGACGAGACACTCGGCTCGCTGAACTGGCTGCTGCGGACGATCGCCGTGACCGGACGGCTGGAGACCGACTTCGTACGGCCCGTGCCCGTCGGAACCACGCTGCATCTCGAGGCCGAGGTGACGGCGGTGGCGGGACGCAAGATCTACTCCAGTGCCACCGGGCGGATCGGCGGCCCCGACGGGCCGCTCGCCGTCCGTGCCGACGCGCTCTTCGTCGAGGTCGCGGTCGAGCACTTCGTGAGCCACGGCCGTGAGACGGAGATCCGGGCCGCCATGAGCGACCCGGACCAGATCCGGCGCACCCGTGCCTTCGAGGTGAACCCGTGA
- the dut gene encoding dUTP diphosphatase, whose amino-acid sequence MSRDPLNVLIRRVDPDVPLPTYEHPGDAGADLRTTRSHELAPGERAVLPTGVSIALPEGYAAFVHPRSGLAARCGVALVNAPGTVDAGYRGEIKVIVVNLDPRESVRFERFDRIAQLVVQQVERVRFQEVAELPGSARAAGGFGSTGGHAAVGGESGTSASAAEGGATGGNRYASVVSDREGQ is encoded by the coding sequence GTGAGCCGTGACCCCCTGAACGTGCTGATCCGGCGCGTCGACCCCGACGTACCGCTTCCGACGTACGAGCACCCGGGTGACGCCGGGGCCGATCTGCGTACCACGCGCAGCCATGAACTGGCGCCGGGGGAGCGGGCCGTACTGCCCACGGGGGTGTCCATCGCCCTGCCCGAGGGGTACGCGGCCTTCGTGCACCCGCGCTCGGGGCTGGCCGCCCGGTGCGGCGTCGCCCTCGTGAATGCCCCGGGGACGGTTGATGCCGGGTACCGTGGGGAGATCAAGGTGATCGTGGTGAATCTCGACCCGCGCGAGTCCGTGCGGTTCGAGCGCTTCGACCGGATTGCCCAACTGGTCGTGCAGCAGGTCGAGAGGGTCCGCTTCCAGGAGGTGGCGGAACTTCCCGGATCGGCGCGGGCCGCAGGGGGCTTCGGGTCCACCGGCGGGCATGCGGCCGTGGGCGGTGAAAGCGGTACAAGCGCCTCGGCCGCCGAGGGCGGCGCGACGGGTGGGAATCGATACGCTTCGGTCGTATCCGACCGGGAAGGACAGTGA
- a CDS encoding DUF3710 domain-containing protein, producing MFGRRKKKGAAEDAAGEAEQVVDSVDAEADDVAGGGRERVRLEPEPRPDGPWDDSEVRDPAEGRVDLGGIFVPGVDGMELRVEVAGDAIVAATVVLRDSAIQLQAFAAPKREGIWGEVREEIGSGITQQGGIVDEVEGPLGWELRAQVPVQLPDGTGGFHVVRFVGVDGPRWFLRGVISGQGAVQPQAAGLLEQIFRDTVVVRGEGPMAPRDPIVLKLPNDAQMVPEGVQQQDDSSRFSGGMGQLQRGPEITEVR from the coding sequence GTGTTCGGACGTCGCAAGAAGAAGGGTGCCGCCGAGGACGCGGCCGGCGAGGCCGAGCAGGTCGTCGACAGTGTCGACGCTGAGGCGGACGACGTAGCGGGCGGCGGGCGCGAGCGCGTGCGGCTCGAGCCCGAGCCGCGGCCCGACGGGCCCTGGGACGACTCGGAGGTGCGCGACCCGGCCGAGGGCCGCGTGGACCTCGGCGGGATCTTCGTGCCCGGGGTCGACGGCATGGAGCTGCGGGTGGAGGTCGCCGGTGACGCGATCGTCGCGGCGACCGTCGTACTGCGCGACAGCGCCATCCAGCTCCAGGCCTTCGCCGCTCCCAAGCGGGAGGGCATCTGGGGTGAGGTGCGCGAGGAGATCGGCTCCGGCATCACCCAGCAGGGTGGCATCGTCGACGAGGTCGAAGGCCCGCTGGGCTGGGAGCTGCGGGCCCAGGTGCCGGTGCAGCTGCCGGACGGCACGGGTGGCTTCCACGTCGTGCGGTTCGTCGGCGTGGACGGTCCCCGCTGGTTCCTGCGCGGAGTGATCTCGGGTCAGGGCGCGGTGCAGCCGCAGGCGGCCGGTCTGCTCGAGCAGATCTTCCGGGACACCGTCGTGGTTCGCGGAGAGGGCCCGATGGCGCCCCGCGACCCGATCGTGCTCAAGCTGCCGAACGACGCGCAGATGGTTCCCGAGGGCGTCCAGCAGCAGGACGACAGCTCCCGCTTCTCCGGCGGCATGGGCCAGCTGCAGCGCGGACCTGAGATCACCGAGGTCCGTTAG